One Coffea eugenioides isolate CCC68of chromosome 2, Ceug_1.0, whole genome shotgun sequence genomic window, CATCTTTACTCCACTCTCTCTTCTTTCTAATCTTCAATCTCcactctctccttttttttttcctttgtcaCCCTCTTCTTAATTCCACTCTTTAGTTTAATATGTTGGTGTTTTCATCCATCATTTTTAGTTTAATCTTttgacctttttcttttctgtcttGTGTCTATATgttgaatttctttttttccattttcttttgaacttttcttCCCAATGTTTCCAATATGCTATTGGTGCATCAACCGTTTACATCATCAAGAGTAGGAAGTTTTTGGCTACCAGCAGTTGGCAATGGTTGCTTCCAAATATTAAACATATCTTCTATGAATGCTTCCAAATATTTAATTACCTCTTTTTTAATGGTTGTTTACAATCCTGAAAGCTTCTTTCTTGGcttgcaattttttttgtttgtttgattttttttctctttttttctttgaaaaaattctgtctatcaaatattttttctattttttcatgctatcaagaaaatattttagGGGATTTAAAAGTCTCTTGAGTTTTGGCAAAAGAATACTATTAAATTTATGTGTACAAACATGTTTTTGAATCCTTTGTTTAAGCGATAATAGCGAAGTAAGAGAAGTCATCACTAACTATGGGGGGAAGGACTTTTcagatttttttaatttttaaaataaataaaaacagtAAATCAGTGAACCGCCCTATTGAATCGGAACCGACGGCTCAGCCGAGTCAGTCACCGGTCTGTGTTTTAAATCATTGGTTCGGAGTGACCTGTTAGCCAAGTTGGGAGAAGTAGGCTATAGGTCTATAAGTGGGGCCGCACCAGTTTCACCTCGTGTTATTATATTACCTAAATGGACAAAATAGGCGGGTCCAAAAGCTGtgttttcaaactcggaccggaccggccggttcgaccggttgaaccgggaaccggccaaGTGTCCGGTCCGAGTTGATCATTAGAACCGGGAGATTCAAAACCCGGTCAACTccggtcaaaaaccgggtttgaccggtACAAAACCGGAAAAACCGGTCCAACAGGagaatttgtaaaaaaaatttaaatttttttaatattatgttttgaccccctaaattgtgaaaacttattaatatacctcaaatatttcatattttataaatattatcctaaaatttgatgttatttttcaattaaatccataattttaattctaaacttgttaatgtttattaaataatataaattgttacttgattgttctaatttctttgtattttcttgttaaatatatttgaaacatcaaatatatatgaatatatctttattaatatcaatatgttattggatattttatatacaataatttaatttttaaataattttcatttatgacgtcatccggttcgacccctatcgacccccggtcgaacccattgacccctgacctcggccgagtcgatatccggtccggttctgaaaacatagtcCAAAAGCGCCAAAAATCTTTTTTCGAGGAACGCTCTCTACTTTCACATAAACTTCTCAGCTCAGTCCCTCCTTCAAACTGACATCATTCCTCCCTCCCTCTGCAACTATGGCACTCTCAACTCCCATCCCAGtaacttcttcttctctttcccTCTGCAGAACAACCCTTCAATCTCCAAGAATTTACAGAAAACGCCTCCCCTTTTCTCCGCTTGCTTCTCTGCAAAGCTCATCttctccatcttcttcttctcatcatgaatcatcatcatcaacagCAGCAGCACCAGCCCAAATTAAAGTTGAGTCTGCAAAGGCAACCAGTTCAGAAAAGGGGTTTGACCATGCTTTGGCAAACACAAACGTAGGCCCGGTTGTGAGATTTGTTGAGTCCACTGAATCAAACATTGAAAGggtaacataaaaaagaaaacattatTCAGTTCATAATACCCTTTCTCTTAATTTTTTTGAGAATAACTGCTGCTTTCTATGCAGGCAATATTCGACTTTCGCTTTTTGGCACTTTTAGCTGTTGGAGGTTCTCTGGCAGGTTCTATGCTCTGCTTTCTTAATGTAATTTCCCCAACATATACTTTGTCGTTTTTCTCATTTCAAGTTTGGTATAATTGTATAATGATGTATTTACAGTCGAGACTTGGTCTGGAATTGTAGTAGTAGTTTCTGTTGTGTTTTGAACAATTTTACTGTCTTTGAAAATGTTGAAGTTCGTGGTAGTAAGTCAATATAACATGAAAGTTATTCAACATTTTCATAATCTCGTGATTTTGAGATTGCATATCTTGATACTTCTCTTTGGAGATCAAAGTGGTAAGTCAAGAGGTTTTGTCCTAAACATGTTGATTGGTTAGTTTTGGACTTAATATATGGCAAAACGGCAGAGTTTATACTGTTTTGGGTCTTTCTAGCAGTTCTAACCTAAATTATTGATtggcttttattttatttgtctGACAGTGGAAGGGAAGAAATTGTGAGTTTTTAAGAGCAGAGTATCATTTACTAATGAACCAGCTAATATGGTATAGAGAAAAATAGCTTCCTTACATATCTGATCAATGTGTTCGAGGATTGGTAGAGTATATCAGGAGAcccatttttttccctttcatttctaAGCTGTAAGTTGTGTTGAAAAATCGCTAATCTTCTTGTGGGATGGGTTTTCTTCGTATGCCTATACTGCATAGGTGGAATTTGTAAGCTTGATTTCTGAACTTCTTTATCTTTTAACATCAGAAATGGAACTTGTCTTTTTTCTCAACGTGAGTTCCCATTGCAGCATGCTCGTAATTTGTCAGGGTAAAAATGTCGATAACAACATAATAGATGGCACTTCTGTAATCCACACTTAAGTCTCAAATTTTCAAGTAAATTTGATGCAAGCATTTAGTGAATATGAGATCATATCTGAGACTATTGTATCAGAGTGacacaaggaagaaagaagtttGATGTTGATTTTTATCCCGAAGAGCTAATACAGGAAACTTGATTATTGCCTAAAACTATGAGGCAGGTCTCAAACTCAAAGGAATAACATTTCAGATTGTTTATACTTCTGGCTAATGCAAAGGTTTCCATTTCCCATGTACTGTCAATACTTAGTCTGATATTACGTTTAAAACTCTTTCAGAATAGCAAACATATTAGTTGATTGTTGAATCTGAACAATTTGGTGTATTTTTAACCCAAAATACTGTCTCATGTCATAAGACATAAATTAGACTTCACAAAATCTCCATAATGCAATAGGATTTTTTGTCTTTGTGGACTGTAGATTGTCCATTCCACTGACTGTTTAACATCTTTCCAGGGTTGCATTTACATCTTTGAAGCATACAAAGTTTATTTTTAACATCTTTCCAGGGTTGCATTTACATCTTTGAAGCATACAAAGTTTATTGGACAAGCTGCGTCAAAGGAATTCATACTGGAAACATGGTTCTACGACTAGTTGAAGCAATTGGTAAGTTACAAAGTATCTTGCTTCGGAATCTGCAGTCTTAGTTAACAACAGACTCTGCAGTTTACTTTTCCACAGCATTTTTCCTGGATCTTTAGATGAGACTTAATACCTTTGTAAATTGTTGTTTCCTCATAACTGCTAGAGTTGCTTTAGGTAAgaagtctcattttcatgaaaagCCTTGCACAACTATTGTCATGAAGTACGTTGTGATCCCAAATTCAACATCCTAATTTGCTTTTTGCTTGTCTGTAAATAGTAATTTCTTTAATAATATATCATGAACAATCTAATTTATGTAACAAGTGTTTGTTAGATCCACTGTACCCATTGTCAAAAGTTGCTTTCCGCATTTTAGAACGAGGATTAAAAAAATTCTGACTGCCCATGTTCTCTGTGCCCCTTTTCAACCTTCCCTGTATGACAAAGATcaaaaaaaagatttttcttcttttacaaCAACAAAAAATGGTTAACCCCACCATTGTAATTTTATACTGTAGAATCTGAATTAAGTAACAGATGACCATAATTGACAGCTTGACTTTTACCTTGGAACTCTTACACATTTCTACTCTCCTCTAATTGTACTCGTTAAAATAATAAATGCAGATAGGAAGGTGTAATATTCTATTTGTTTGCTCATAATGGTCTCCCATCATCTtttagattctttttttttttttctatttgaaGATCTTGTGAAGTTTTTTGGGAGGCACAAGTGGTTGTCTTCTCTTACTTAGTCTATATAACTTCCAATTTATCCTTTATTGGTACTGGTGATGATAGCAGAAACTACTATTCCCAAAAacagaaaagagagagagagaaagcaaGATGGGGCTTTCTCGTGTGTTTCCGCGAGATTGACTTAATGAACACCAGGCACATACCATAACTGTGTCATGCTTTGGATCGCCATTGGAAACACTTTGCCTGATGGTCCAGTAATTGGAAATTTCAATTTCCCACTTAATGTTACACTACTTTTTCCCTTTATCATCTCTAGTCATGGAGATTTGTGTCTCAGCACTAATCTTTAGTGTCTGGAAGGCAATAGCATTTTACCTCAGCTTTATACCTGCCTCACTTCCATTATTTTCCCGAGGATAGAGGTAAACCCTTGCTTACTGTTCTCTAAGAGCTCAGAAAAGAACCCAGAGCCCAGACTTTGGAATATTCTTAAAGAGATTGAAGTAGAATTGCATTGTTTGAAAAGTATCATGCAGAAAAGTATCTGCATTTTTCTCATTGTTCTTAGATCTTGCTTCTACATACACTGTTTCTTGGGCTCCAGATTCATTATTAT contains:
- the LOC113762771 gene encoding uncharacterized protein LOC113762771, encoding MALSTPIPVTSSSLSLCRTTLQSPRIYRKRLPFSPLASLQSSSSPSSSSHHESSSSTAAAPAQIKVESAKATSSEKGFDHALANTNVGPVVRFVESTESNIERAIFDFRFLALLAVGGSLAGSMLCFLNGCIYIFEAYKVYWTSCVKGIHTGNMVLRLVEAIDVYLAGTVMLIFGMGLYGLFISNVDPNESPASDRALKGSSLFGMFALKERPKWMKISSLDELKTKVGHVIVMILLVKMFERSKMVTIVTGMDLLSYSISIFLSSASLYILHNLHKSE